From the genome of Phyllostomus discolor isolate MPI-MPIP mPhyDis1 chromosome 12, mPhyDis1.pri.v3, whole genome shotgun sequence, one region includes:
- the ACD gene encoding adrenocortical dysplasia protein homolog isoform X1 — protein MRFLFRQQAEPQRQRETRARGVPLNPAAGMAGLRSVVLRPWIRDLVLGSERLSSPRVGQLLQVLQEATAPGPSRAPDTSDVGALLLVSDGTHSVRCLMTQEVLNASDWEEKEFGFREAEGRLLLLQDCEVRIQVAEGGTPTEFYLQVHRFSLMPTEQPRDWVTSCNQDPDVQRKLKDCLEEHLSESTSSNAGLSLSQLLDEVQEEQEHQGELVRLAESCLMLSGPCTTPPLTRWAASSHLAMGEAVYTVPSQWLHISESDQRILNSLGPGQRTQSPELSPPDLVLQDLSLTLTSSSSSLSSSGTPALPNHVSSEESGASVSLIPALSLAAPETGQKASSQPPPAICSAPCPRPPSSPHPSHVSNSPLPSCTTSLSHLGHIPSPHDQAPSRVTGPQKSKLEFKELGLPPKDRQHSSGKSTTEGVLESSPVWGPPKKHRDGSAFQYEYGPPCTSLCAQVQAARLPSQFLAWALHFLMEPQPESEHTQV, from the exons ATGCGCTTCCTCTTCCGACAACAGGCGGAGCCACAGCGCCAGCGGGAAACCCGGGCGAGAGGTGTACCTCTAAACCCAGCTGCGGGAATGGCAGGCTTGAGAAGCGTGGTCCTTCGGCCCTGGATTCGAGATCTGGTGCTGGGGTCAGAGAGACTCTCAAGTCCACGGGTGGGGCAGTTGCTCCAG GTGCTGCAGGAGGCCACGGCCCCTGGCCCGTCCCGCGCCCCTGACACCTCTGATGTTGGGGCCTTGCTGCTTGTGTCCGACGGGACCCACAGTGTCCGATGCCTGATGACGCAAGAAGTCCTGAACGCCTCGGACTG ggaagagaaggaattTGGTTTCCGAGAGGCTGAAGGCCGACTGCTGCTGCTGCAAGACTGCGAGGTCCGAATCCAAGTGGCCGAGGGTGGCACG CCCACAGAGTTCTACCTCCAGGTGCATCGCTTCAGCCTAATGCCCACAGAGCAGCCCCGGGATTGGGTGACTAGTTG CAACCAGGATCCAGATGTGCAAAGAAAGCTCAAAGACTGCCTGGA GGAGCACCTTTCAGAGTCCACCTCCTCCAATGCAG GCCTGTCACTGTCCCAACTTCTAGATGAGGTGCAGGAGGAACAGGAGCATCAAGGGGAACTAGTGCGCCTGGCTGAGAGCTGCCTGATGCTGTCAGGCCCTTGCACAACGCCCCCACTCACCCGCTGGGCTGCCTCCAGCCACTTGGCCATG GGAGAAGCTGTATACACTGTCCCCAGCCAATGGCTGCACATCTCTGAGAGTGACCAACGAATTCTGAACTCTCTAGGCCCAGGTCAGAGGACACAGA GCCCTGAGCTGTCCCCACCAGACCTGGTCCTTCAGGACCTGTCGCTGACCCTGACCTCATCGTCTTCCTCACTCAGTTCCTCAG gaacCCCTGCCTTACCCAACCACGTGTCGTCAGAGGAAAGTGGTGCCAGTGTCAGCCTTATTCCTGCTCTGTCCTTGGCTGCTCCAGAAACAGGGCAGAaggccagctcccagcccccaccagccaTTTGCTCAGCCCCTTGCCCCCGACCCCCTAGTTCCCCACACCCAAGCCACGTATCCAACTCCCCACTCCCAAGTTGTACCACAAGTCTGTCGCATCTTGGTCACATCCCCAGTCCACATGACCAGGCCCCATCCCGTGTGACCGGGCCCCAGAAGTCTAAACTAGAGTTCAAGGAGCTAGGGTTGCCCCCCAAGGACCGGCAGCATTCTTCAGGGAAAAGCACCACCGAGGGAGTCCTGGAGTCCAGTCCTGTCTGG GGTCCCCCAAAGAAGCATCGAGATGGCTCCGCCTTCCAGTATGAGTACGGCCCGCCCTGCACTTCCCTCTGTGCCCAGGTCCAGGCTGCCAG GCTCCCTTCACAGTTCCTGGCCTGGGCCTTGCACTTTCTGATGGAGCCGCAGCCGGAATCCGAGCACACCCAGGTGTGA
- the ACD gene encoding adrenocortical dysplasia protein homolog isoform X2, which yields MRFLFRQQAEPQRQRETRARGVPLNPAAGMAGLRSVVLRPWIRDLVLGSERLSSPRVGQLLQVLQEATAPGPSRAPDTSDVGALLLVSDGTHSVRCLMTQEVLNASDWEEKEFGFREAEGRLLLLQDCEVRIQVAEGGTPTEFYLQVHRFSLMPTEQPRDWVTSCNQDPDVQRKLKDCLEEHLSESTSSNAGLSLSQLLDEVQEEQEHQGELVRLAESCLMLSGPCTTPPLTRWAASSHLAMGEAVYTVPSQWLHISESDQRILNSLGPGPELSPPDLVLQDLSLTLTSSSSSLSSSGTPALPNHVSSEESGASVSLIPALSLAAPETGQKASSQPPPAICSAPCPRPPSSPHPSHVSNSPLPSCTTSLSHLGHIPSPHDQAPSRVTGPQKSKLEFKELGLPPKDRQHSSGKSTTEGVLESSPVWGPPKKHRDGSAFQYEYGPPCTSLCAQVQAARLPSQFLAWALHFLMEPQPESEHTQV from the exons ATGCGCTTCCTCTTCCGACAACAGGCGGAGCCACAGCGCCAGCGGGAAACCCGGGCGAGAGGTGTACCTCTAAACCCAGCTGCGGGAATGGCAGGCTTGAGAAGCGTGGTCCTTCGGCCCTGGATTCGAGATCTGGTGCTGGGGTCAGAGAGACTCTCAAGTCCACGGGTGGGGCAGTTGCTCCAG GTGCTGCAGGAGGCCACGGCCCCTGGCCCGTCCCGCGCCCCTGACACCTCTGATGTTGGGGCCTTGCTGCTTGTGTCCGACGGGACCCACAGTGTCCGATGCCTGATGACGCAAGAAGTCCTGAACGCCTCGGACTG ggaagagaaggaattTGGTTTCCGAGAGGCTGAAGGCCGACTGCTGCTGCTGCAAGACTGCGAGGTCCGAATCCAAGTGGCCGAGGGTGGCACG CCCACAGAGTTCTACCTCCAGGTGCATCGCTTCAGCCTAATGCCCACAGAGCAGCCCCGGGATTGGGTGACTAGTTG CAACCAGGATCCAGATGTGCAAAGAAAGCTCAAAGACTGCCTGGA GGAGCACCTTTCAGAGTCCACCTCCTCCAATGCAG GCCTGTCACTGTCCCAACTTCTAGATGAGGTGCAGGAGGAACAGGAGCATCAAGGGGAACTAGTGCGCCTGGCTGAGAGCTGCCTGATGCTGTCAGGCCCTTGCACAACGCCCCCACTCACCCGCTGGGCTGCCTCCAGCCACTTGGCCATG GGAGAAGCTGTATACACTGTCCCCAGCCAATGGCTGCACATCTCTGAGAGTGACCAACGAATTCTGAACTCTCTAGGCCCAG GCCCTGAGCTGTCCCCACCAGACCTGGTCCTTCAGGACCTGTCGCTGACCCTGACCTCATCGTCTTCCTCACTCAGTTCCTCAG gaacCCCTGCCTTACCCAACCACGTGTCGTCAGAGGAAAGTGGTGCCAGTGTCAGCCTTATTCCTGCTCTGTCCTTGGCTGCTCCAGAAACAGGGCAGAaggccagctcccagcccccaccagccaTTTGCTCAGCCCCTTGCCCCCGACCCCCTAGTTCCCCACACCCAAGCCACGTATCCAACTCCCCACTCCCAAGTTGTACCACAAGTCTGTCGCATCTTGGTCACATCCCCAGTCCACATGACCAGGCCCCATCCCGTGTGACCGGGCCCCAGAAGTCTAAACTAGAGTTCAAGGAGCTAGGGTTGCCCCCCAAGGACCGGCAGCATTCTTCAGGGAAAAGCACCACCGAGGGAGTCCTGGAGTCCAGTCCTGTCTGG GGTCCCCCAAAGAAGCATCGAGATGGCTCCGCCTTCCAGTATGAGTACGGCCCGCCCTGCACTTCCCTCTGTGCCCAGGTCCAGGCTGCCAG GCTCCCTTCACAGTTCCTGGCCTGGGCCTTGCACTTTCTGATGGAGCCGCAGCCGGAATCCGAGCACACCCAGGTGTGA
- the PARD6A gene encoding partitioning defective 6 homolog alpha isoform X2: protein MARPQRTPARSPDSIVEVKSKFDAEFRRFALPRASVSGFQEFSKLLRAVHQIPGLDVLLGYTDAHGDLLPLTNDDSLHRALASVPPPLRLLVQKREADSSSLVFASNSLQRRKKSLLLRPVAPLRTRPPLLISLPQDFRQVSSVIDVDLLPETHRRVRLHKHGSDRPLGFYIRDGMSVRVAPQGLERVPGIFISRLVRGGLAESTGLLAVSDEILEVNGIEVAGKTLDQVTDMMVANSHNLIVTVKPANQRNNVVRGASGHLRGPPSAGLGAAEPDSDDDSSDLSIGNRQPPCPNGLSRGPPCWDLHADRLLPSACGSLPSLDDQEQASSGWGSSTRGDGSGFSL from the exons ATGGCCAGGCCACAGAGAACGCCAGCGCGCAGTCCCGACAGCATCGTGGAGGTGAAGAGCAAA TTTGACGCCGAGTTCCGACGCTTTGCACTGCCCCGCGCTTCGGTGAGCGGCTTCCAAGAGTTCTCGAAGTTACTGCGTGCAGTGCATCAGATCCCTGGCCTGGATGTGCTGCTTGGCTATACAGATGCTCACGGCGACCTACTGCCCCTTACCAACGATGACAGCCTACAcagggccctggccagcgtgCCCCCGCCGCTGCGCCTGCTAGTGCAGAAGCGGG AAGCTGACTCCAGCAGCCTGGTCTTTGCTTCCAACTCACTGCAGCGGCGTAAGAAAAGTCTTCTACTTCGGCCAGTGGCACCTCTGCGAACCCGGCCACCCCTCCTAATCAGCCTGCCCCAAGACTTCCGCCAGGTTTCTTCAGTCATAGATGTGGATCTACTGCCTGAAACCCACCGACGGGTGCGGCTGCACAAGCATGGTTCCGACCGTCCCCTAGGTTTCTACATCCGAGATGGCATGAGCGTGCGTGTagctccccagggcctggaaCGGGTCCCGGGCATCTTCATCTCTCGCCTAGTACGAGGGGGCCTGGCTGAGAGTACAGGGCTACTGGCAGTCAGTGATGAAATCCTTGAAGTCAATGGCATTGAGGTGGCTGGGAAGACCTTGGACCAAGTGACAGACATGATGGTCGCCAACAGCCACAACCTCATTGTCACTGTCAAGCCAGCCAATCAGCGCAATAATGTGGTGCGCGGGGCATCTGGTCATCTGAGAGGgcctccctctgctgggcttggggctgccGAGCCTGACAGTGATGATGACAGTAGTGATCTGTCCATTGGGAACCGCCAGCCTCCCTGTCCCAATGGGCTGTCTCGGGGGCCTCCATGCTGGGACCTGCACGCAGATCGCCTACTTCCCAGTGCCTGCGGCTCTCTGCCATCCCTAGATGATCAGGAGCAAGCCAGCTCTGGCTGGGGAAGTAGCACACGAGGAGATGGTAGTGGCTTCAGCCTCTGA
- the PARD6A gene encoding partitioning defective 6 homolog alpha isoform X1, translated as MARPQRTPARSPDSIVEVKSKFDAEFRRFALPRASVSGFQEFSKLLRAVHQIPGLDVLLGYTDAHGDLLPLTNDDSLHRALASVPPPLRLLVQKRAEADSSSLVFASNSLQRRKKSLLLRPVAPLRTRPPLLISLPQDFRQVSSVIDVDLLPETHRRVRLHKHGSDRPLGFYIRDGMSVRVAPQGLERVPGIFISRLVRGGLAESTGLLAVSDEILEVNGIEVAGKTLDQVTDMMVANSHNLIVTVKPANQRNNVVRGASGHLRGPPSAGLGAAEPDSDDDSSDLSIGNRQPPCPNGLSRGPPCWDLHADRLLPSACGSLPSLDDQEQASSGWGSSTRGDGSGFSL; from the exons ATGGCCAGGCCACAGAGAACGCCAGCGCGCAGTCCCGACAGCATCGTGGAGGTGAAGAGCAAA TTTGACGCCGAGTTCCGACGCTTTGCACTGCCCCGCGCTTCGGTGAGCGGCTTCCAAGAGTTCTCGAAGTTACTGCGTGCAGTGCATCAGATCCCTGGCCTGGATGTGCTGCTTGGCTATACAGATGCTCACGGCGACCTACTGCCCCTTACCAACGATGACAGCCTACAcagggccctggccagcgtgCCCCCGCCGCTGCGCCTGCTAGTGCAGAAGCGGG CAGAAGCTGACTCCAGCAGCCTGGTCTTTGCTTCCAACTCACTGCAGCGGCGTAAGAAAAGTCTTCTACTTCGGCCAGTGGCACCTCTGCGAACCCGGCCACCCCTCCTAATCAGCCTGCCCCAAGACTTCCGCCAGGTTTCTTCAGTCATAGATGTGGATCTACTGCCTGAAACCCACCGACGGGTGCGGCTGCACAAGCATGGTTCCGACCGTCCCCTAGGTTTCTACATCCGAGATGGCATGAGCGTGCGTGTagctccccagggcctggaaCGGGTCCCGGGCATCTTCATCTCTCGCCTAGTACGAGGGGGCCTGGCTGAGAGTACAGGGCTACTGGCAGTCAGTGATGAAATCCTTGAAGTCAATGGCATTGAGGTGGCTGGGAAGACCTTGGACCAAGTGACAGACATGATGGTCGCCAACAGCCACAACCTCATTGTCACTGTCAAGCCAGCCAATCAGCGCAATAATGTGGTGCGCGGGGCATCTGGTCATCTGAGAGGgcctccctctgctgggcttggggctgccGAGCCTGACAGTGATGATGACAGTAGTGATCTGTCCATTGGGAACCGCCAGCCTCCCTGTCCCAATGGGCTGTCTCGGGGGCCTCCATGCTGGGACCTGCACGCAGATCGCCTACTTCCCAGTGCCTGCGGCTCTCTGCCATCCCTAGATGATCAGGAGCAAGCCAGCTCTGGCTGGGGAAGTAGCACACGAGGAGATGGTAGTGGCTTCAGCCTCTGA